GAATCCGTGATCCAGAAATGGGTGAACGCCTTCTCCAAGTCTGCTAAGAATGTAGTAGTCAGCCACAAGATAATTGGAAGAGAGTCGCTGAAACTAAAAAACACACACGATACCTTCACTCTTGTGAACAAAGCGATCCCAAGACTTCTTTGGAAACACGGCATGAGTTACGTAGGCACTCACCTTTGCTGCACCGTGAGAAGCCAACACTTTCTGACAGTCAAAAAACAATAGCAATATAACAAAAAGAAATAACATTTTTGAGTCATCACAAATACATTGCCTACGGAATTTAACGTTGAAGGAGTGATTACCAACAACCATATGGTTGAAGCGATATTACCACTACCTTGATGAGGAGATGTGGTGGGTTTCAGTCTCGAGTTTCAAACCCACTTATGATTCTCTTCCCGaaacaagaaaaaaataattagaaCAATATTGAAACTCGTGAGTCTTTTTTTTTCCTGAGGAGAAACTCGTTAAGTCTTTTGAACAACTAGTCTatagtaaatatatttatacATCAATTTTGCTCCAGCCAAGTTTTTATATAAGCTATTCAGCTTGGCTCAAGTTCAAGAACTAAATGATGAGCTGGTAATGTTGAGCTCATTTTATCATAGTCGAACATGGGACATCAGACATCATAATCCTTTTCTTGCTTGCTAGAACTATAGCaatatcaaatcacaattgaCTAACTTTGAGCAATATTATGCAAAAAAAATTAACGGTAAACAAATTTCAAAGGCAGCTAAGCTGAGGTTAATACGTTGGAAAATCATACTCTAGCCAAAATTAAGAGAGAGTCAAGAAAGAACACCTGACACTCAATTAGGGTCCCACCAGATTGCACCAAGTCATCAACAATGACAACATGGCATCCAGACGGATTACCCTCTTTTATCCTAACTATTCTTTTGTCCCCTTCACGAACCTTGTTGCAAATAACCTGTGCCAAAAATAAGACATAAGCTCCaaaaaatatgatatataaTGAAAAACTACAGTGTggcatttttaattattataaccAACCATAGGAAACTGATCCAACAGCTTGTGGAATCGTTTCCAAGCTCCATCATCTGGAAACGCAACAACTATCTGGTAAAAGAAGGTTAAGTTGGAAATAAGTATAATACAGTTAAAAGATGAACTAAATGGTTTCTTGACACTCTAAGACGCCATTATTAACTAACTTAGGAAATAAGGAACCCGCCTTCTCAGTTTCAGGAAGCCGGTGAAGCCGCTGCTTCAAGAGTGGGATCCCAGTCTCAAACAAGGGCAAAATAGTGTCGCTAAAATAAAATCTTTCCTGTGGAaatgaaaagatgaaagaaaacTACGTTTTTCAGTATCAAGTTAAGAGAAGGAACCATTTCTGAATCAAATTATTTCAAGAAACAGAGTACATAGTTCTGAAATGGTCAGAAATAAACAGAAGTATGTGATAAACTATAAGTGACAAGAATACCACTATGATCGAAAATAACCTGCAAAGCATGTATATCATAGATAACTAAACTGGTGGGACCACCCCTTGAGATAGGAATGTTTGATAGCATTCTAGCCAAGGTAAATGCTGTGGCAACATCTCCTTcctcttcaattctttcaaaggAACCAGTTGGAAAGAAAGGTAGCACCACAGTAAACGACGCAGCAAACAACATAGGAAGTGCATAGATCACCGAAAGCTGTTCAAAAATTACTGCAGTTGAACTGAAAGATGCTAAAAAGGCAACATGCTGGCCTCGAATGTCATGTGCATTCTTTATGAAAAGATTTGGAAATCCATCATCGAAGCTCCTGTTACACAGTCAAATTCAAGGTAAACTAAACCAGATAAAGCCTTACGCTGTACTAAACATAATTTACAATAGTCAAACGTCACAAGCATTTATGTACAGATATTTTGGGATTAACATAATCTATTAGATAACTATTATTGACACAATTGTCATGAGTAAAATGAAATAAAGGTAGGTGCTGGAATATATGAAAAAACTGACAATCATCGCATAGTTCGTGTGCCAAAAACCATTTACGACCAATTTTCAAGACAAAACTAATTCCCCTCAAAACCCAAAATAGATTTCTTGTCCAAATCTTTTGCTACTAAAATGATTCACCGAAAAGGGATTAGTGACACTATCGTTATGAGCAATAGGAGATCAGGCAGATGCCAGAAGTTATATTAACGCCACCACGGTGATCAACATCAGCAACTTTCCTAGGCTATCTCATGCCGTCAATTAAAAACTAGGACTCGCGATAAACGAAGTTACTCCAAGGAAAATTGTAGCCTGTGGGCTTGAGCAATCTTTATTACAGGAGCATTTTTGCAAAAATCAGAGCTTCCAATAAAATCTTCTCCGTTACTTTTTAACAAAATTTCCAGTGGACTCGGCACAAGTAAACGAGCATAGAAGACTATAAATAACAAGAGCCATCTCCTCATAAGTCATAACCATAATGCAAAAAAATCCGTACCCCAAAAGTTTTCACTAAAGGAAATGTGACCCATTTCAGAATAAACAAAggattttctttttcaaaatcaaaagaGTTAAAAACTTCAAAAACTAAACAAATATTGTTGTATCCGAGGAGCACTGAGcctaaaaaaaagagagaacatAACAAACACACCCACAAAAAAAAGAGACAGCTATTGAAACTGAAACTCCACGTCCCCTGCATCACCAAAGAAAATCTCTTAGTGTACCTCCAGTTAATGGATTGAAGCCGAATGAGGTCCGATTGAGTAGCTACGTTACGCGCCAATTCCTCAGCCTCCTCACAGTAGAAGAGGAACACTTGCTTCTTCTTTGGTCTCTCCATCTCTTCGATCTTCTTCCTCGCGAGGTGCCTGAAAGTCACTTCCGCCGGCACAGGGGAGGGGAGAGTGAGATGTCTGCGACTGCGAAGAAGGCCAAATTTGGAGAATAGTTTTAAAAATGGTTTGAgagattaaaaaaatatgagatgatcaatttatctatatttataagaataaataatatttttattataaaaaattaatattttttttgtatttgagattcgtttcacaaaattttttatttttcaatcgGACACAAATGTATCAGATTATCAAATCAACTAATAATTGTTTTATACTTACAACATTCTTCTAATTGTGCCAATTAATCAGAGTACTTTACATACGCATTCCCTTTTtgatttcaaaaatttcaagttTTGGGGATCAGTTTGTCCTATCAATCAAGCTTATGAAAATATTATCTGTTGTGTCAATTTAGAATTTTCACAAATAATCAACAAAATTTGGTCCTATTTTCATTCCCAAttcatattttaatttcaaatttgaagGAACATATGCATCAGTTCTAAAAAATTTGGGCTGTCATATCGGAAATTTCATCATACCATAAGTTTTGGAAGGTATGAAGAACCCTGAGTATACCCGATTGAGTGAAAAGTTACCAAAACAAGATCTCTACAAACTTAAAGAGATATAGTCAAGCTATGGAATTTGTTGCTGTTGTTAAGGAACAATTCTAAACCATTTTTAGCCCTATAAGGGTATGCTAATGTcaataaaggcaaaaacttgtgtgagacagtctcacgggtcatatttgtgagacggatctattatttggattatccatgaaaaagtattactttttatgctaagagtattactttttattgtgaatatgggtagggttgacccgtctcacaaattaagatccgtgagacggtctcacatgagactcactcgtcAATAAATGAGCCTACTTACTTCATCTATCAAACAACTATTATAGAATCAAGCGTTTGtcattttatcaaaatttataaCTGATAATAACGGTactactcaaatattttaagtcGTACACCATCCCAAGCACCATATTTCAATTGTTCTACCCAGttgggacaattattgcatcttAACAATCTTTCTCTCCAATAATTGCACTTCTTGCAATCAATAAGGATCGAACTCGTGACATCGCTTCTGATATCAAATTATAGAATATAGCGTTTGTCGGTTTATCAAAAGTTATAACTGATGGTAACAGTGCAATTCAAATATTTAAACTATGTACAACACTCAACAGTTCAAGCACAACTTTTCGATTGATCTAACCAGAaagaataattattcaactcaaCAACCATGTACCACCGTCCTGGATAGAGCTAGGAATTCAAATTATGGTATCTGGTCCCTCGGTCACCTATGCGAAATCAACGCACAGATGAGAAGTAATAAAATGCATCGCGATGGTAATCGATCGAACCATGACGCTTGAGTTACTAtaaggtttaaaatatttgagtaacATCGTTATTGTTagttatagtttttggtaaagcggcgaACGTTCGATCATACATCTTTATAGTATCATGCATCAATATATAAATCTCGTgcgtttcattttatttttcgaTTATTATCGTTTCTTATAGTTAAAATGGGCTTGAATtctaacaaattttataatagtgacatacatacatttatttactTAAATTGGATCGATGATATCGGGAACGTTGGGTTTGGTGGTTGTTAGGTATGTGAAGGCAGGCCAAATCATTTAAGTCGTGGGATGACATTCTTATGTATAatatgaataaaataaaattataagtcatcgatcattttaaataaatttagaaataattaaaataatgggTACATATTAGGTGAGCAAAAAGAACTTCACCATCCACAAAAAAACTAGTTATTTCAAGGGTAAATTGCTCATAAATCTCAAACACAAACTCAACTTTTCTCAAACTCTCTACAcgtcaaaaattttctttaaactcCCTAATACCTTAAAATCGATAAAAATACCCTTATTCCTAATTTAAAGTTTAATTGATCATCACGCTTTCCAAATAGTATCGGAGCGAaaggttaatttatttcaaacac
This Primulina eburnea isolate SZY01 chromosome 2, ASM2296580v1, whole genome shotgun sequence DNA region includes the following protein-coding sequences:
- the LOC140822725 gene encoding ribose-phosphate pyrophosphokinase 4-like isoform X1; protein product: MERPKKKQVFLFYCEEAEELARNVATQSDLIRLQSINWRSFDDGFPNLFIKNAHDIRGQHVAFLASFSSTAVIFEQLSVIYALPMLFAASFTVVLPFFPTGSFERIEEEGDVATAFTLARMLSNIPISRGGPTSLVIYDIHALQERFYFSDTILPLFETGIPLLKQRLHRLPETEKAVVAFPDDGAWKRFHKLLDQFPMVICNKVREGDKRIVRIKEGNPSGCHVVIVDDLVQSGGTLIECQKVLASHGAAKVSAYVTHAVFPKKSWDRFVHKSEDLEKAFTHFWITDSCMNTVNAISNKPPFEVLSLAGSIADALQI
- the LOC140822725 gene encoding ribose-phosphate pyrophosphokinase 4-like isoform X2 gives rise to the protein MERPKKKQVFLFYCEEAEELARNVATQSDLIRLQSINWRSFDDGFPNLFIKNAHDIRGQHVAFLASFSSTAVIFEQLSVIYALPMLFAASFTVVLPFFPTGSFERIEEEGDVATAFTLARMLSNIPISRGGPTSLVIYDIHALQERFYFSDTILPLFETGIPLLKQRLHRLPETEKIVVAFPDDGAWKRFHKLLDQFPMVICNKVREGDKRIVRIKEGNPSGCHVVIVDDLVQSGGTLIECQKVLASHGAAKVSAYVTHAVFPKKSWDRFVHKSEDLEKAFTHFWITDSCMNTVNAISNKPPFEVLSLAGSIADALQI